CGTTTCCGTCGTACAGTTCGCACTCCAAATGATACGGACTCCACTTGACGAATTCCTCTTCGAAATTGTCGGCCCATGCGCACAGTTTTTCAAACGGCGCGGGAATATCAACCTGTTCATGCAAAGTTATCATACACCATCCTCCATAAAAACTTTTGCAGAAAGTTAGAGCCTCCGGCTCGTTCTGCAAAGAACTGATTCTACGTGTCCGCTTTCGCGGACTTCGAATCAACTTTCGAAAAAGTTTTTAGCCGTGCGCGCAAGCGCACACGGCAGACAGTCGAGTTTGCAAAATAATGTGTATCGTATCTATCCCGTTTTTATCGAAATAGTACGTATACAAGTCTTCTGCAAACGTCCACGCAAACTCGAGATAAGAACGCGCGATTTCGAGCAATGCGCAGAAATCACGCGTGTCTCCGATAAAAGAAAAACGCTTCAGCGTTTTTCGGCTCTAGACTCCAGCGACGGCGATATTTCAGACGTCGCTTTTATCATACCTCCTGTATTTTTCTTTTTCCGCAGCCGGAGCGTTCAAAACACCGGCGCAAAAGTCAATCATGCAGTCCATGAGTTTTCGGGCGCTGCCCTCTTTTTTTTCGTGAACATAGCCGAAATCGTACACCATCTCTCCGATGCCGCCGGCAATAAAAACGGCCGTTTTGTGAACCGTTTCGGCATCCGCTTTGTACCAATCCAGCGAGCGGATAAACAGTTCCCAAACTTCAACAAATTTTTGCGTCAGTTCTTCTTTCAATTTTAATGCGTACAAAAGATTATCGGGCGAAGCGGCGGCTTCTTTTCCGTGCGCGTCGGCTTTTACCGTTTTTAAAAACAGGCGCGTTACTTCGGTCATAAGAGATTGCGCATCGTCTTTGTACGCGTCGATTGCATCCTGCACAGATTTTACATAGCGCTCGGAATAACGGCGCAAAACGGCTCGGTACATCGCTTCCTTCGATTTGAAATAATAATAAAAAACGCTCGGCGAAGACGTCCGGTCGTTTGCCGCATCCAAAATATCCCGTACCGAAGTGTTCGTATAGCCTTTTGAAAAGAACAGCGTTGTCGCCGCATCGATCAATTGATTTTTCCGGCTCTCTCTGTCTTCGTTTTTATCGGACATGTGCCCTTCCCGTTTTGTAGAACGATATTCTACAAACAGTATAGAATATTATTCTATAAAATGCAAGTGCCGGACGTTCGGATTTTCGTTTTCTGTCGGATTTTTGTTTTCTTGACGCACAAAACGCTTGTTATTACTATATATACATGCGCACTGAAAATCCGTCCGACGCTTCACGGGTTCGGCATCCGTTTGCACCGGTATACGATTCCGCAAGCCGCGTCCTCGTTCTCGGAACCATGCCTTCTCCGCGCTCCCGAACGGCGGGCTTTTACTATATGCACGGACAAAACAGGTTTTGGCCGGTTATCGCGTCTCTTGCCGGAAAAGAGTTCCTGTATCCGAACGACGGAGGAAGTAAAGCCGTCGATGAACGGAGAGCGCTTGTGCTGCGGCACGGCATCGCGCTCTGGGACGTACTTGCTTCATGCGATATAAGGGGAGCCGCCGACACGAGCATAAAAAATCCCGTGCCGAACGATTTTTCAAAGATCCTTGCATCGTCGCATATCGGGCGTATATATTGTACGGGGCGGGCGGCATATACATTTTACACAAAGCTCTGCGAAAAAACGACGCGCATACGCGCGGTATGCCTTCCGTCGACGAGCAGCGCGAACCGCGGCCGTTGGCCGCTCGACGCATTGATTGCGGCGTATCGTCCTTTATTTGATTGAAAACACATAACCGCGGAGTACAATGAATTTCTTTCGGAAAATTAATAAACAAAATGATGCGCACCGCATTGTAGACGATGCGAAATCGCATACGCAAAGCCGATGCGGCGGCACGGTGCAAAATCGTTTCGGCGATAAAAAAGAACAAGAGCGCTGCGGAGTCCGGCACCGTTTTGCAACGCACAGAGAGCGGCAGGACGACGTCAATAAAAAAGCGATAAAAAAAGCGGACGAACTCGGAAAGGCGGCCGAAGAACGCGATGTAAAAAAAATCGGCTCCCGCCTTGAAAAAATGAAGCGCGGACCTGTCGCCGACTTATGGCACATCGTCGAAGCGCTGTGGGCGGGTTTCAAATCGCCGGATATTCCGACCGAAACGAAAGTTATGATAATCGGCGCGCTTGCGTACCTCGTCAGTCCCTTCGATATCGTACCCGATTTTTTACTGCCGGGCGGTTTGCTCGACGATGCCGCGGTCATCGCTTTTATCTACGCGCAGTGCAAAGACATCATAACCGAAACGATTCCGAAAATGTCCGCGCAGGTAAAAAACGGTATCCGCAGCGTCGGAGATGCGGCATCCGAGCAGATAGGGCGTATCACCGAAGACGCCGTTTCCGCGTCGATCGGAAAACAGTTCCAACGGTACTGCACGCGGACGTTTTTCAATTCGCTTGTAAAACTTTCTCTTTTTACCGTATCGATGCTGCTTCTTTCCGTATCGAATCCCTCATGGGCGCCGGGTATAATCGCAGCGTCCGTTCTGTTGATAATTCTCGCCGTATGGTTTATCATCTCCGTTTCATTATCTTGTATTTCGTGTATTAAATTTTTTAATAATTTTTTTCCGGCGTTCAAGCAAATCCGCACCCGCGAAGCGCAAAATGCGCTCGCAAATCCGCGCTATAAAAAACTGCGAGTACAAGATATTTTTGCGGAAGCCGCTTACACGGCGCTGGCCGAAGATGTCTATGCCGAATCGAAACACAAAAAATCGCTGTATGCGTTTTTTTTCCGTACGTGGAACGAAGGTAAACTGCCCTCATGGATTCCGCGAAAGCGCGCGATGGCCGAACACTTGTGGAACGCGCTCAAATCGCGCATCGTTATCTTTATCGGAACGATTTCGGGCTACCTCATCGTGTACCATGTATTTGTGCGGAATTTCCTTTTGCCCGCCGTAACCGACTATACGCTGCCGGAGCTGCTCGCCTACCCCTTTATCTATATTCGAGATTTTTTTCACTGAAATGCCGAGCGTACCGCAGCACTTCCTATCGGTCAATATTTTCAGAATATTTTCTCCGATCAGGGAACAGTAAAATCATTGTGCCGTTCAATTTACCTTCTTAAAAGTTGAAATCTGTGTGAATACAGGTTATAATAAATATATCAGTCATCTCAAGTTTTTCCCGCAAATCCTTATGACGAGGGACGTATGTACGGTAAGACCGGCACAGCCTGTATATCGCTCACGCAAAATGTGCAAAAAAGCGACCAAGTACTTGACAAAGTCCGCGCGCGCCGTATAATCGTTCGTTCGTTCGTTCGTTCGTTCGTTCGTTCGTTCGTTCGTTCGTTCGTCCGTTCGCGTAACTCATGCCCAAAACACAAAATCCGTAAAACAATTAAACAATCGCGGCCGCACGAACCCGCTGCGAAAAAAGGCTTCCGCGCTTCGCTTGTGCAGAATTTTTTTCGCAGCGGAACCCTGCAGCCGCTCCGCTTTCTTGCTTTTACGCAGTTTGGTGTCCGCTTTACGCGAACGAACGCACAACGGCAAACATGCCGGGACATGCAGAGGGAAACGCCTCGCAGCCGGAGCCTCGCCTTCCGCCGATTTCAATACGCTATTTCCGCACATTCGTGCCAAGTCTTTCGGCACAAATATTTTTTTGCTGTGTCGGTACGCTTTTTGCACGGGGCATAAAAGACGCAGGGCGAACAACTCTGTCGGCATCCATGCCGTACCCAAGCGCACGGCTCAAATGGCGCCGCTCGCTTGGGCGCCGAGTTTGCTCCGCAAACTCGCAAGACATATGACTTTAAGTTCGCAATTCTGAAGAATTGCTCACATATGAGGATGTATGACTAAAACCGTAAAAGCCGGGGATTTCAAAGAGGTGTCCCCTTTTGCAGTGCGGGAAGGAGAGAGATGAAACCCTGCCCTGAACGGGGTGTCCTCTCTCTCCCTTGAGAATAAAGCATTTTTTAAGGAGGTGTTTATGGAACACAAAAAAAGAGGGGCGGCGCTCATCACAGCCGCGTTGGTGGCGCTTATTGCGCTATTCGGCATGACCGCCTGCCCGAACAACGCGGGCGGAGGAACACCATCCCTGCCGCCCGCCGACAAAACCTACACAGTTGACGGCGTAAACTTTACGATAAAAGGTATTGCCGCCGTAACAAACGGAAACGTGGGGCACTCCGATTACAGTAATCCTTCTTCCGGCGGTAAGAATGCACCGCATACGGTAAGCCTTTCCGCGTACTTGATAGGAGAGACGGAAGTAACACAGGAATTGTATCAAGCGGTGATGAGCAATAAACCGAGCAGTTTTAACGACAATCCTGAAAGCGGCGAGGAACAGACAAAACGACCGGTGGAAAGAGTAAGCTGGTATGATTGTATAGCGTTTTGCAATAAGCTGAGCTTGAAGCTGGGACTTGAGCAGTGTTATACGGTAACGGTTGGCGGAAATCCGATAGATTTTTCAACGCTTGCATACAACGCTATACCTGCAATAGATAATGCGGACTGGAATAACACCGCATTTGACGGAAGTAAAAACGGCTTCCGACTGCCGACAGAGGCCGAATGGGAATGGGCAGCCAAAGGCGGCACGGACGACAAATGGGCGGGAACGGATACCAAAAGCAAGCTTAAAAACTATGCGTGGTATAATGCAAACAGCGGTAGCAAAACGCACGAAGTAAAGAAGAAGCAACCGAACGGCTACGACTTATACAACATGAGCGGGAACGTCCAAGAATGGTGCTGGGACTGGTATAGCGCCAGTACACCCGCGAGTGGACAGACTGACCCGATCGGTGTAGAAGACGGTACTTTCCGCATCATCCGCGGCGGCAGCTGGTACGACAATGAGGATAAGGCCGCTTGTGCTTATCGGAACGGCAACAAGCCTTTTGACACCAGCACGAGTCGTGGCTTTCGTGTGGTTTGCCGCCCCTAATTGCTCGCAGATAACCGGCTTTAAGTTCGCTACATACAGCGTTTCCGGCCCCGTGTCGGAACATGAGCAATAAGGCCGGATTCCAAAGGGGGGCCTCTTTGGCAGTGCGGGAAAAAGAGGGGGTTATAAGGAGAGAGAACCCTGCTCTGACTTGAAAAAGCCCGTAAGGGACCCGGGGTACTCTCTCCCCCTAAAGTAAGGAGGTGTTTATGAAACACAAATTAAAAACAATCCTGTTTATCGGTTTAGCGCTCATTGCGCTATTCGGTATGACCGGCTGCCCGAATGCTGCGGGCGGGGGCGGCGATGCTTTGGCCGACAAAACCGAAAACGTGGAGGGTATTCAATTTACGATGAAAGGCATTGCCGCCGTAACGAACGGGAAGATCGGGCATGCCGATCAGGAGCACAACGGCGAGCGGACGGTGTCGCTTACCGCCTACCACATCGGGCAAACCGAAGTAACGCAGGATCTGTGGGAAGCGGTAATGGGCGGCAATCCGAGCGCTTTTTCGGGCGGCTCAAATCCGCCTGCTTCGGGCGAAACGCAGGGGGCTCGTCCGGTGGAGCAGGTAAACTGGTACTCTGCCATTGCCTTTTGCAACAAGCTCAGCTTAAAGCTCGGCCGCGCTCCGGTGTATTCGGTTACGGTCGGGGGAACTCCGGTCGATTTTGAATCGCTTACGGTAAGTCAAATTCCGACGACTGACAATACAGACTGGAATGCCGTTACCGCCGACTGGAGTGTAAACGGCTTCCGTCTGCCGACCGAAGCCGAATGGGAATGGGCGGCACAAGACGGCAGTGCGCGCCGCAAATGGGCGGGTGCTAACGACGAAAGTGCGCTTGCAAGCTGCGCGTGGTACCGCGCAAACGGCGGCGATAAAACGCACGCGGCAGGAAAAAAGAGCGCAAACGCTTTCGGCCTTTCCGATATGTCGGGCAACGTACAAGAGTGGTGCTGGGATTGGTATAGCGATCTTACGCCCGGCGGCGGAGAGGATCCTACCGGAGAAGCGGGCGGTACCAAGCGGTCGGTGCGCGGGGGCAGTTGGAAGGAAGACGCCGCGAATGCCGCCTGTGCGTTCCGCAGCGGTCTTGAAGGTTTTAAGGCGGAAAACACCCTGGGCTTCCGTCTTGTGTGCCGTCAACAGGGCAAACCCTTTACCGGCAGTTATAACAAGGACACCGGTGCGGGACAGGTCGGCAGCGTAAAGTTCACGATGAAAAAGATAGACGCGGTAACGAACGGCACTATCGGGCACAGCGACCAAGCCGCTGCCCCTACCAAAAATCCTCCGCACCAAGTCAATTTGAGCTCCTATTGCCTCGGAGAAACCGAAGTAACGCAGGAACTGTATGAAGCGGTTATGGGGAACAACCCGAGTTTCTATCAGGGCAGCGGCAAACCGCCCGTTACCGGCGAAGTACAGGCACAGCGTCCGGTAGAAGAAGTCAGCTGGTACGATGCGATTGCCTTTTGCAATGAACTGACAAAAAAAACAATGCTCGGCGATGATGCGTGCGTGTATTGGGTTGACGGGCACATCTACAACGCCGACGACGCACGAGCGAAAAAAATACCCCAGCCGCGGTGGAGCAAAAAAGGCTTCCGTTTGCCGACCGAAGCCGAATGGGAATGGGCGGCACAAGGCGGCTCTGAACGGCACAAATGGGCGGGTACCGACAACGAAAGCGCTCTTGCAAGTTATGCGTGGTACTACGTAAACCCCAGTTCCATGTTGACTCACCAAGTAAAAAAGAAAAACGCAAACGCTTTAGGCTTTTTTGATATGAGCGGTAACGTAGGCGAATGGTGCTGGGATAAAAAGGGCGAGTTACCCGATCCGCTGCCGGATGATTATGCAGGCCCTGTCGAAGGTAGCGATCGTATTTGCCGCGGCGGAAGCGTTTTATACGATACGGACCATGCCGCATGCGCAAAACGGTCGGGCTTTCCTCCCGATTTAGGTTCATATATCGGTATCCGCGTAGCGTACGGCGTTATAAATCCGCCTTCGCTTAAGCCGTGGTATACGGTACAGTTCGGTGCCGCGGATGAGCACGGTTCGCTGAGCGCGACCGTTGCAGGCGAAATCGTCAGTCAGTGGACACATTCCACCCGGCAGGAAAAAGATACCGTCATTACGTTTAAAGCACATCCCGAATCGGACTATGTGGTTAAAGAGTGGACAAACAACGGAGCGGTTATCGCCGAAGCGAGCAACGCTGTCGTGTACAATCATACGGTAACGGCGGATGCCGACATAAAAGTAAGCTTTAAGCCTCAAGACCCGCCGGTTATAAGCTTCGGCGTAGACGGCGCACACGGCACGCTCAAAGCGTATAAAAAGAACACAAATGAAGAAATCTTGTCGGGTGAACAAGTGCCGCTCCGGAGTAATGTGTACTTTATTGCAAAGCCCGAAAGCGGCTACACGGTAGACAAGTGGACAAACAACGGTGCAACCTGTAACGGCACAAGCTGGAGCTACGAGCTTTACGCAACGGAAGATACGGATATTCGGGTACAGTTTAAAGCTAAAACTTATACGGTGCGCTTCGGCGCGGAAGGCGGCGGTACGGTAAGCGTAACGGTAGACGGCACGAGCATTTCGTCGCCTTGCGAAGTACGCGAAGGCAAGCAGGTAGTCTTTAGCGCAACGCCGAACGAAGGCTATCGGCTCAAAAAGTGGACGCGCAACGGAAACGAAGTCTACGACGCCGGAACTGCGCCGACGTACACGTACACGGTAAATTCCGACGTCGATGTAAAAGCGCACTTCCTCCTCAATAATGCTTGGATCGTTTTCTGTAAAGCAAGCGGTAAGGGCCGGGTTAAAGCTTACGTAAACGGAAACGAAATTCAATCGGGCACGGCTGTACCTCACGGCACGCAAGTACGCTTTAGCGCATGGCCATTCGATCATAGTGCGATCGACAAATGGGAGCTCAACGGCTCAGAGCTTACGGAGACCGGCGTGGGCATCGAGTACACGCGTACCGTAGAAGCGCATACCGACATGCAGCAAACGCTCGTGAAGGTATACTTTAGCGAACCCGACTGGGATAAATTCTTTACGGCAGCGGGCGTACGCTTCAAGATGAGGTGTATTGCCCCGGTAGAAAACGGAACGGTCGGCTCAAACGATGTAGACGACAACCATGAGCATACGATCAGCTTAAGCACCTATTACATCGCAGATACCGAAGTAACGCAGGAGTTGTATCAGGCGGTTATGGGAGATAACCCGAGCTTCTATAATGACAATCCTCTTTCAGGCGACGTGCAGGAAAAGCGTCCGGTAGAAAATGTAACCTGGTACAAGGCAGTTCTCTTTTGCAATGAGCTTACCGAAAAGGCGGGATTGCCGGAAAGCGAGTGCGTGTATTGGTGTGAAGGGCAAGTATACACTTTCAACGCCCTCCAAAATGGAAAAGAGCCTGAAATGAGGATGGAAAAACGGGGCTTCCGCTTACCGACCGAAGCCGAGTGGGAATGGGCTGCCCAAGACCAAGGGAAGCGGCGTACGTGGGCGGGCACGAACGACGAAAGTAGTGTCGGCACTTACGCGTGGCACCAAACCAATAGCACCAAAACGCGCGAAGTGAAAAATCTGCGGTCGACCGACACCGGTTTATACGATATGTCGGGCAACGTGGCTGAATGGTGCTGGGATTGGTACACCGATACCACACCCGCAGGCGGCATAAACCCGACCGGAGCGCAATCGGGAAACAAGCACGCTATACGCGGCGGCAGTTATAACAGCAGCGCCTCCGGGATCAAGTGTGCCTTCCGAGACAAGTCGTGGAATGGTGATAAGGATGTCGGCTTGCGCGTAGTAAAGCGGCCGTAAGGGTTATAGTTCATTCCAATGGATAATCGGTAATTGTATGAGGATTGCACATCCGTGTACGGGAGGAGTGAAAGCGGGCAGGGAAAAAACCCTGCCCCTAAGCGGGGCTGCCCCAATTTGATTAGCGATTAAAATACCTGACCGAAAAGGTCAAACCGCCCCAAGCCGGAAGAACCATCGGCTTCGGGGGCGGTTTTTTTTGAGGGCGT
This Treponema socranskii subsp. buccale DNA region includes the following protein-coding sequences:
- a CDS encoding YkvA family protein, with protein sequence MNFFRKINKQNDAHRIVDDAKSHTQSRCGGTVQNRFGDKKEQERCGVRHRFATHRERQDDVNKKAIKKADELGKAAEERDVKKIGSRLEKMKRGPVADLWHIVEALWAGFKSPDIPTETKVMIIGALAYLVSPFDIVPDFLLPGGLLDDAAVIAFIYAQCKDIITETIPKMSAQVKNGIRSVGDAASEQIGRITEDAVSASIGKQFQRYCTRTFFNSLVKLSLFTVSMLLLSVSNPSWAPGIIAASVLLIILAVWFIISVSLSCISCIKFFNNFFPAFKQIRTREAQNALANPRYKKLRVQDIFAEAAYTALAEDVYAESKHKKSLYAFFFRTWNEGKLPSWIPRKRAMAEHLWNALKSRIVIFIGTISGYLIVYHVFVRNFLLPAVTDYTLPELLAYPFIYIRDFFH
- a CDS encoding formylglycine-generating enzyme family protein, producing MEHKKRGAALITAALVALIALFGMTACPNNAGGGTPSLPPADKTYTVDGVNFTIKGIAAVTNGNVGHSDYSNPSSGGKNAPHTVSLSAYLIGETEVTQELYQAVMSNKPSSFNDNPESGEEQTKRPVERVSWYDCIAFCNKLSLKLGLEQCYTVTVGGNPIDFSTLAYNAIPAIDNADWNNTAFDGSKNGFRLPTEAEWEWAAKGGTDDKWAGTDTKSKLKNYAWYNANSGSKTHEVKKKQPNGYDLYNMSGNVQEWCWDWYSASTPASGQTDPIGVEDGTFRIIRGGSWYDNEDKAACAYRNGNKPFDTSTSRGFRVVCRP
- a CDS encoding TetR/AcrR family transcriptional regulator; translated protein: MSDKNEDRESRKNQLIDAATTLFFSKGYTNTSVRDILDAANDRTSSPSVFYYYFKSKEAMYRAVLRRYSERYVKSVQDAIDAYKDDAQSLMTEVTRLFLKTVKADAHGKEAAASPDNLLYALKLKEELTQKFVEVWELFIRSLDWYKADAETVHKTAVFIAGGIGEMVYDFGYVHEKKEGSARKLMDCMIDFCAGVLNAPAAEKEKYRRYDKSDV
- a CDS encoding DNA-deoxyinosine glycosylase; this encodes MRTENPSDASRVRHPFAPVYDSASRVLVLGTMPSPRSRTAGFYYMHGQNRFWPVIASLAGKEFLYPNDGGSKAVDERRALVLRHGIALWDVLASCDIRGAADTSIKNPVPNDFSKILASSHIGRIYCTGRAAYTFYTKLCEKTTRIRAVCLPSTSSANRGRWPLDALIAAYRPLFD
- a CDS encoding SUMF1/EgtB/PvdO family nonheme iron enzyme, giving the protein MKHKLKTILFIGLALIALFGMTGCPNAAGGGGDALADKTENVEGIQFTMKGIAAVTNGKIGHADQEHNGERTVSLTAYHIGQTEVTQDLWEAVMGGNPSAFSGGSNPPASGETQGARPVEQVNWYSAIAFCNKLSLKLGRAPVYSVTVGGTPVDFESLTVSQIPTTDNTDWNAVTADWSVNGFRLPTEAEWEWAAQDGSARRKWAGANDESALASCAWYRANGGDKTHAAGKKSANAFGLSDMSGNVQEWCWDWYSDLTPGGGEDPTGEAGGTKRSVRGGSWKEDAANAACAFRSGLEGFKAENTLGFRLVCRQQGKPFTGSYNKDTGAGQVGSVKFTMKKIDAVTNGTIGHSDQAAAPTKNPPHQVNLSSYCLGETEVTQELYEAVMGNNPSFYQGSGKPPVTGEVQAQRPVEEVSWYDAIAFCNELTKKTMLGDDACVYWVDGHIYNADDARAKKIPQPRWSKKGFRLPTEAEWEWAAQGGSERHKWAGTDNESALASYAWYYVNPSSMLTHQVKKKNANALGFFDMSGNVGEWCWDKKGELPDPLPDDYAGPVEGSDRICRGGSVLYDTDHAACAKRSGFPPDLGSYIGIRVAYGVINPPSLKPWYTVQFGAADEHGSLSATVAGEIVSQWTHSTRQEKDTVITFKAHPESDYVVKEWTNNGAVIAEASNAVVYNHTVTADADIKVSFKPQDPPVISFGVDGAHGTLKAYKKNTNEEILSGEQVPLRSNVYFIAKPESGYTVDKWTNNGATCNGTSWSYELYATEDTDIRVQFKAKTYTVRFGAEGGGTVSVTVDGTSISSPCEVREGKQVVFSATPNEGYRLKKWTRNGNEVYDAGTAPTYTYTVNSDVDVKAHFLLNNAWIVFCKASGKGRVKAYVNGNEIQSGTAVPHGTQVRFSAWPFDHSAIDKWELNGSELTETGVGIEYTRTVEAHTDMQQTLVKVYFSEPDWDKFFTAAGVRFKMRCIAPVENGTVGSNDVDDNHEHTISLSTYYIADTEVTQELYQAVMGDNPSFYNDNPLSGDVQEKRPVENVTWYKAVLFCNELTEKAGLPESECVYWCEGQVYTFNALQNGKEPEMRMEKRGFRLPTEAEWEWAAQDQGKRRTWAGTNDESSVGTYAWHQTNSTKTREVKNLRSTDTGLYDMSGNVAEWCWDWYTDTTPAGGINPTGAQSGNKHAIRGGSYNSSASGIKCAFRDKSWNGDKDVGLRVVKRP